A DNA window from Ornithodoros turicata isolate Travis chromosome 10, ASM3712646v1, whole genome shotgun sequence contains the following coding sequences:
- the LOC135370792 gene encoding neprilysin-1-like: MPEEEDDDDAKKKKGKKGSKGKKGSKGKKGSKGKKGSKGKKCSKGKKGSKSKKGSKKGSKGKKKKGSKSKEKKGKSKDKSKDKASKEPSKDASSKGEQSTPSPQAPVPASAAATTKAPTTKAPLVPDVTLEWSRKFPQERRFYEEGYPPPPAGYYPDEVMGDQDRYYVDVQYYESAPDGYYDYAGQMPPPEPVTHIRVSSPSFHSQVNVAAGDVQSVMSSTERHYYDVEERRERKKRSDVEAAAVAPLTAAPPGGVPQLGAAPPVPVFLAASGPPPAGPPVPPLPLERSHEEMSSIERDMRKMYHDRYPSEDTTLTLFPERSLIIILIIIFIFVVIVVIISVTGSTFPADKTTHIPGHGTGTGTGGTGTGGAGGKTTETDEIPTGPPTGPGWPTPGPGPGPGPPGPPGPPGPPGPVPPGPSGPDYYICNTEYCANEGRFLTEILNRQVNPCNDFYDHVCTAFQKDHTVSAGLRPDHVTPDTLFYEQLENAIYQSITDTSLQGTDKLYELYNQCRDESSSTAHGYSSWKTVLQECELSGWPFTAPAGTQIWTAAGKTSRLLNIHALVKVTIEPDPEEVDKFIIAIDEPDVLLRKSDVYRNQQVNYFDDAVQKALEVGGTVSGRGNLNAQAPSITIFAKEIVNALSRPADTAKGTTRFKITQLQLLPADYKTLLDIVFNNLAGTTRILIKSPAYITNLPSLLQRQQAFVVLNYIGFWAMVEASVYLPTELKPLRVLWYQHATGAYRPSLDRWRACLHSIDNLIPLYLLNVYSQHINKSHFKEVIARMSTDKISRVFIENIRNATWMDSFTRYIAEKKISSQKILNFYPVWVTIKDKFQAHMNQLPSMTGSDGLAVYFSCTKHFRKDYVEAYTTNRAHLKAWPGSIFDLHAKYDILRQTVFVPMGLFNISVPTNSSVFVIHSARYGVRLAKAMTQMMYEKNYFYDTGKMFPEMVWSQSTATQFETKRQCFVDQYNQMSGTPAVRNQKLDGASVYESVLEESAALIPAFKAFHQLLNIFRIWQRDFRLKNAEQLTADMLFFIYYMLDNCAKENDAYIEHQVLSSNMALTKQRVNLALKNTKYFADTFQCAANTPMNPSNVRCNIWDV, from the exons ATGCCAGAAGAGGAGGACGACGATGATGccaagaagaaaaagggaaagaaaggaTCCAAAGGCAAGAAAGGATCCAAAGGCAAGAAAGGATCCAAGGGCAAAAAGGGATCCAAGGGCAAGAAATGTTCCAAGGGCAAGAAAGGCTCCAAGAGCAAGAAAGGATCCAAGAAAGGATCAAAAggcaagaaaaagaagggaagcAAGTCCAAGGAGAAAAAAGGCAAATCAAAAGACAAATCAAAAGATAAGGCTTCAAAGGAACCATCAAAAGATGCATCTTCCAAGGGCGAGCAGTCAACTCCTTCCCCACAAGCTCCGGTTCCAGCTTCGGCCGCAGCGACGACAAAGGCACCGACGACAAAGGCACCGTTGGTTCCCGATGTTACTCTGGAGTGGTCCCGAAA GTTCCCACAGGAGCGCCGCTTCTATGAAGAAGGGTACCCGCCCCCACCTGCTGGATACTATCCCGACGAAGTAATGGGCGACCAGGACCGGTATTACGTGGACGTACAGTACTACGAGTCTGCTCCCGACGGCTACTATGACTACGCTGGCCAGATGCCGCCACCAGAACCAGTGACCCACATCAGGGTGTCTTCGCCGTCCTTTCACTCGCAGGTCAACGTGGCCGCGGGGGACGTCCAAAGCGTTATGTCGTCTACGGAGCGACATTACTACGACGTAGAGGAGAGGCGAGAACGCAAAAAGAGATCGGACGTGGAAGCTGCTGCTGTCGCACCGCTGACGGCGGCACCACCAGGGGGCGTCCCGCAACTAGGTGCAGCTCCTCCTGTGCCCGTCTTCCTCGCGGCATCTGGCCCACCTCCTGCGGGCCCTCCGGTTCCACCTCTACCACTGGAGCGAAGCCACGAAGAAATGTCATCCATTGAGCGAGACATGAGGAAGATGTATCATGATCGTTACCCCAG CGAAGACACCACGTTGACATTGTTCCCAGAGAGATCGTTAATAATCATTTTGATCATCATCTTCATCTTTGTCGTTATCGTCGTAATTATATCGGTAACTGGATCTACATTCCCAG CTGACAAGACAACTCACATCCCAGGCCACGGAACAGGAACAGGTACCGGAGGCACAG GCACTGGCGGAGCAGGGGGAAAAACGACAGAAA CTGACGAAATACCAACGGGGCCGCCGACTGGGCCGGGATGGCCAACCCCAGGACCAGGACCAGGACCTGGACCTCCAGGACCTCCAGGACCTCCTGGACCACCTGGGCCTGTACCGCCTGGTCCTTCAGGACCAGATTATTACATCTGTAATACCGAATACTGTGCTAATGAAG GAAGGTTTCTAACCGAAATCCTCAATAGACAAGTGAATCCCTGCAACGACTTCTATGACCACGTCTGCACAGCATTCCAGAAGGATCATACAGTCTCTGCAGGTCTCAGACCAGACCACGTGACACCAGACACCCTCTTCTACGAGCAGTTGGAGAACGCGATATACCAAAGCATTACTG ATACATCTTTGCAGGGCACGGACAAGTTGTACGAACTCTACAATCAATGCAGAGATGAGA GTTCATCAACTGCGCACGGATATTCTTCGTGGAAGACTGTTCTACAGGAGTGTGAACTCAGCGGCTGGCCTTTCACGGCACCCGCGGGCACGCAGATATGGACAGCTGCAGGAAAAACTTCCCGCCTTCTAAATATCCACGCTCTCGTCAAGGTCACCATCGAGCCGGACCCAGAAGAAGTTGACAAATTCATCATCGCG ATAGACGAGCCTGATGTACTCCTGCGAAAGAGCGATGTGTACCGCAATCAACAAGTGAACTACTTTGATGATGCAGTCCAGAAGGCCCTTGAAGTCGGGGGCACCGTTTCGGGCAGAGGCAACCTGAATGCCCAGGCGCCCAGTATCACCATCTTCGCGAAAGAGATCGTCAAC GCGCTCAGTCGACCCGCAGACACTGCCAAAGGTACCACACGGTTCAAGATAACGCAGCTGCAACTGCTCCCCGCGGATTACAAAACT CTCTTGGACATTGTCTTCAACAACTTGGCTGGCACCACGAGGATACTGATCAAGTCCCCAGCTTACATTACAAATCTGCCTTCTCTTCTACAACGTCAACAAGC GTTCGTTGTGCTCAACTACATCGGATTTTGGGCGATGGTAGAGGCCTCTGTATATCTGCCAACTGAACTAAAACCACTACGCGTGTTGTGGTACCAGCATGCCACTGGTGCGTACAGGCCAAGCTTGGACCGATGGAGGGCGTGCTTGCACAGCATCGACAATCTCATACCTCTCTACCTGTTAAACGTTTATTCCCAACACATCAACAAGTCTCACTTCAAGGAAGTCATT GCTAGAATGTCCACCGACAAGATATCCCGAGTATTCATCGAAAATATTCGGAACGCGACGTGGATGGACAGTTTTACCAGGTATATCGCCGAGAAAAAG ATCTCATCTCAGAAGATTCTCAACTTCTATCCCGTGTGGGTGACAATCAAAGACAAATTTCAGGCACACATGAACCAG CTCCCGTCGATGACGGGCAGCGATGGCCTAGCTGTGTACTTCTCGTGCACGAAACATTTCCGGAAAGACTATGTGGAGGCTTATACGACGAATCGGGCCCACCTCAAAGC GTGGCCCGGGAGCATTTTCGACCTTCATGCCAAATACGACATACTCAGGCAAACAGTCT TTGTGCCAATGGGACTCTTCAACATATCTGTTCCAACAAACAGTTCAGTATT CGTCATCCACTCGGCGCGATACGGTGTTCGGCTAGCGAAGGCTATGACACAGATGATGTACGAGAAAA ATTACTTCTACGACACGGGGAAGATGTTCCCAGAGATGGTTTGGAGTCAAAGCACGGCAACGCAGTTTGAAACCAAACGGCAATGTTTCGTCGATCAGTACAACCAGATGAGTGGCACCCCCGCGGTTAGGAACCAG AAACTGGATGGAGCGTCGGTCTACGAGTCTGTCCTGGAAGAGAGCGCGGCACTTATCCCGGCTTTTAAG gcaTTTCATCAACTGCTCAACATCTTCCGAATCTGGCAGCGCGATTTCCGACTCAAAAACGCGGAACAGTTAACAGCCGACATGCTCTTCTTCATTTACTACATGCTG GACAACTGCGCAAAAGAGAACGACGCCTACATAGAGCATCAAGTACTTTCCTCAAACATGGCGCTCACGAAACAGAG GGTCAACTTGGCACTGAAGAACACAAAGTACTTCGCGGACACTTTCCAGTGTGCTGCAAACACACCGATGAATCCATCGAACGTCAGATGCAATATTTGGGACGTTTAA
- the LOC135369745 gene encoding uncharacterized protein LOC135369745 produces MAESQFALAGITQRATKFHHVVSNLPPEIAVEVMYVFTTPLSTAPYGILRKAITDRTMASEREHLRQLSAAEELGARRPSQLLRLMNRLLGTRLRTFDNVLLKELFLTRLPPQARMVLAALPNTTLEALADVADKVLAVAQPTIAHSSPAPSLTLASELVPLNTNAKPPPIRIPTAYLFSDRKFWN; encoded by the coding sequence ATGGCCGAGAGCCAGTTCGCCCTGGCTGGCATCACCCAGCGAGCTACAAAATTTCATCACGTCGTCAGCAACCTTCCCCCAGAAATTGCCGTGGAGGTTATGTATGTTTTCACCACTCCTCTGAGCACCGCCCCTTACGGCATTCTACGGAAGGCTATCACGGATCGAACAATGGCATCTGAGCGAGAGCATTTGCGCCAGCTGTCAGCGGCTGAGGAACTTGGGGCTCGTCGGCCCTCCCAGCTGCTTCGACTCATGAACAGACTTCTAGGTACACGACTACGTACCTTTGACAATGTGCTTCTCAAGGAATTATTCCTCACTCGCCTCCCCCCTCAAGCCCGCATGGTACTCGCGGCCCTTCCGAATACAACACTAGAGGCTCTTGCTGACGTCGCTGATAAAGTCCTCGCAGTAGCTCAGCCAACCATCGCTCACTCGTCACCGGCACCATCTTTGACTTTGGCGTCCGAGCTGGTGCCGCTAAACACCAATGCCAAACCGCCGCCAATTCGGATCCCGACCGCGTATCTCTTCTCCGACAGGAAGTTCTGGAATTGA